The Candidatus Scalindua japonica genomic interval GTGTTACTTCTTTTTGATGGGGCAGATTATTTAATTAAAAAAAGATAATTTTTGAAGAAAACTATTCTTATTAATATCACAAAGAATGGTGAACAGAGAACCGTGCCTCTTAATAAGAACGCATTAAGTGTTCTTGAAAAGAAGTTTAAAGTCAAGAGCCTGAAAATTGACTATGTGTTTCTCAACAGATATGGTTGGAAAGTCAATCATAACAGTCTCAGGAACGTCTTTCATAAATTAATACGAGAGGCAGGAATTGACAACTTCAGACTGCATGATTTGAGGCATACCTTTGCAACACGCATGGCGCAAAAGGGAATCGATATCTATAAGATATCAAAATTATTAAGTCACAAAGATATTAAGATGACTCAGCGTTATGCTGTCATTGTCCTGATAGCTTGAGAGAAGGTGTTGAAATTTTAGAAACTGACTACAATCTGACTATACACGGCGAAAATGAAATTTTGGCAGAATTGTAAAGTATTATTTGTCAGCAACTTACAACTCTGTTGATACTTATGTGTGCATGTGTATCAATTATCATTTTAGCCTTTGAGCTGGATCTGAAAAATGTAAGATTCAGGTCCGGAACTTACCATCCATTATCAACTCGCGATAACATAGACAATAAAAGTGGTTTTTGAAAGAAGTTACTATTGCCTGTAAAATTAATTACGTCCACCCAATCTTGATAGCTTCTTGTTATATTACCGATTTTCAGGCAAGTACATTAAATATTTTTTTTGTCAGGAATAAACCCAAAACTACCTGCCCAGTGAATGAATTATTACCTTAATACTCATCAGCGGTAAATGCGCCTTTAAAAAATTCAATTTCTGGTTTGTTATCGTTTTCTTTGAAAAAAACAGAAACAACATCAAAACGGCAATCTGTATCTTCGATTTTATTTACCACAAGGTAATTCTGCGCGGTACGAATTATTCTTTTTCTTTTCTCTTTCGTTACTGCCAACTCGGGTGGGCCATAATTCTCTGTCCGGCGCGTCTTTACTTCAACGAAGCTGATAGCACCTTTGTCATAAGCGATAATATCAATCTCTCCGTATCTGCTTACATAATTCCGTTTCAGTATCTTGCAGCCTCTTTTTATCAAAAGCTTTCCTGCCAGGGCTTCACCCTTTTTGCAAAGTTCACCAAGACCCAGTAGACGGTTATTCATCCTTATTTTTTGCTTTGGCTTTCGGGGCCTTTTCTGCCTTTGTTGTTTCCGCCGGGGCCTCTTCCGTTTTAGCAGGTTCATCTGCCACCACTACAGGGACAGTATTCTCAGCAGCACTTGTTTTCTTTACTCTTCTGCGAATCTCCTTCAATCTCGCACTCTTCCCTTTTCTATCACGCAGGTAATACAATTTTGCGCGTCTTATCTTATGGCTCTTTTTTACTACTATGTCTACTATGTTTGGAGAATGCAGAGGAAATACACGCTCGACACCCTCTCCCTGCACTACCCTTCTTACAGTAAATGTCACTCTGTTGCCACTGCCTTTTTTAGAGATAACAGTCCCATTGAAAATCTGAATTCGTTCTTTTTCGCCCTCAACTGTCTTAACGTGTACATCAACCAGATCACCAACCTTAAACTGTGGTACTTTCTCCTTCATATTTTCTTTTTCAATTTCTGCAACTATATTCATAATTCTCACTCTCCTTTGTGTTAAGTATTATCTATGTTATTTTGTTTTATCTTTCAATAAATCAGGTCTTCTCTCCTGTGTTCTCAAAATGGCGTTTTCCGTTTTCCACTCTTCTATCTTTGAATGATGACCGGACTTCAAAACCTCAGGAACTTTCATTCCCCTGAACTCCGCAGGTCTCGTATACTGAGGATATTCCAGAGTCTTATTCACAAATGACTCATCTTGTAACGAATTATCTCCACCCAGGACCCCTGGAACTAATCTCGTAACCGAGTCAATTACAACCATTGCCGGAATCTCTCCGCCAGTAAGTACATAATCACCTATAGAAATTTCAATAGCACCTATCCCGGATCTGATTCTTTCGTCAAACCCCTCGTAGCGTCCGCATATTATCATTAAGCGGGCCTTTTTCGACAACTCACCAGCAATTTCCTGATTAAACGTCTCTCCCTGGGGTGTCAGCAATATCTTTGTCGCCGCTGCATCATCAAGTATCTCAACCGCCTCAACCGCATTAAATACAGGCTCGGGCGTCATAACCATACCGGCGCCTCCCCCGTATGGTTTATCATCTACACACCTGTGTTTATCATTAGAATAATCTCTGATATTGTGCAGATGAAAACTCACAAGCTCCTTTTCGCGAGCAATCTTCAAAATGCTTTCCCCCAGTACATTCTGAAACATTTCAGGAAACAGGGTCAAGATATCTATTCGCATAAGCAACCAGCTAAATATTCTTTATGATTTAATTCCTATTTTGTTCTTTTTAAGAATGCTGGCAACTGTCTCTGTTGGTTGAGCACCCACACTAAGCCAGTATTCGATCCTTTCTCTCTTCAATACGACCTTCTTGTCCTCATCTTTTTCCATAGGATCATAAGTCCCTAACTGCTCAATACTTCTTCCATCTCGCTCTTCCCTCGCATCAAACGCACAAAGCCTGAAAAAAGCCCTGTTTCTTCGCCCCATTCTCTTTAATCTTAATTTTACCATATACAAACTCTCCTTTATTGTACTATTGTTTTAATAAATCTAACCTGATAATACCTGATACTCACTTCTTTTTTCTTTTTACCTTCTTTCGCTTACTCCTGATCTTTCTTGGAAGTCTCATGGCATCAGTCGGCAGTCCTTCCCCTCCCTGAAAGCTTTTTGGGTCTATATCACCAAGTGACCTGAACATTTTCTTCATTTGCTTGAATTGCTTAAGCAGCTGGCTTACATCCTGTGAGTTTGTTCCGCTTCCACGAGATATTCTATGTCTCCTGCTACCCTCAATTTTTTCAGGGTTCATTCGCTCTTCAAGTGTCATTGACCGAATAATCGCCTCAACCCTTTTCAGTTGATTCTCATCAACATCCATCCCCTTCATCTTTTTGCCCATTCCAGGAATCATACCGAGTATATCTTTCATTGGCCCCATTTTCCTTACCTGCTGTAACTGGTTGAGAAAATCGTCAAGTGTCAGTGTATTATCTTTAATCTTTTTTTCTAGTTTTTCAGCCTCTTTCTCATCAATAGCCAACTGGGCTTTTTCAACCAGAGAAACAACGTCACCCATTCCAAGAATTCTGGAAGCCATGCGGTCCGGATGAAATTCCTCAAGCTTGTCAAGCTTCTCACCAAGCCCTACAAATTTTATAGGTTTACCGGTAACGGCTTTGATTGATAGTGCGGCGCCACCCCTGGTATCACCATCCAATTTTGTTAAAATTACACCATCAAAATTAAGTTGCGAATGGAACTCTTTTGCGCTGTTAACAGCGTCCTGACCGGTCATAGAATCACAAACAAAGAAGATCTGTGTTGGTTTTATCTGTTTCTTAATCTGATTCAATTCCAACATCAACTCTTCATCAACATGCAATCTGCCAGCAGTATCCAGAATGACTACATTATGCTTGTCAAGAAACGCACGCTTCATCGCCCATTTGCATATCTTAAGGGGATTAGAACCTTTTTCAGAATATACCGGGATATTAAGCTGCCGCCCAATCACCTTCAACTGCTCAATAGCAGCCGGTCTCTGAACATCAGCAGCTACGAGTAACGGACTTTTGCCTTTTGACAAAATCATATTTGCAAGCTTACCTGCCGTTGTCGTCTTTCCGCTTCCCTGTAGCCCGGCAAGCATGATGACAGTAATGTCCCCGTCTACATACTTTATGGTAGAGTCACCAGGGCCCATAAGATTTGCCATCTCGGTTTGTACTATTTTTACTATCTGCTGGCCCGGTGTAACACTTTTAAGAACTTCCTCGCCGACTGCCTTTTCTGTAACCTTTTTTATGAAATCCTTTACGACCTTATAATTTGTATCCGCTTCCAGGAGCGCGACCCTGACTTCACGCAAACCATCTTGTATGTTTTGCTCGCTCAGCCTGCCCCTGCCGCGCATTTTATTAAATATTGTCTCGAAATTACCGGTAATTGATTCAAACATTTTTATGTATTCCCGTTATTTCTTATCCGTATATCTATCAAAAAGTCGATACACCAGCCCTACATACCTCTTTAAGCAGATTTTCCCGCTTAAAAACAGTAATTAGATGACTGTACTAGAAATGTACTAAAGCTCAGTGTGGTAAAACCTCGTGATTGCAACAGGAAATATATGTAACCACCAATATAAAAACCAGTTACGTTTTTTGTCAAATCAGACATATTTCACATATATCTATACCTGTTGCCTGCTTATCAGCTGCGGTTCAGCAAGACTTTACATAAATTACAATATCAGAAATAAACACCCTGACTATAAAAGTCTATAATTTAATATAAATCAATGAAATAATCAACGTAAATTATTTTAGAATGTACCTTTAGAACTCGAAAAAGCACTTTATATTTATGGAACCTTTACTCCTTTTCCCGCCATATTTTTGCACCCAGATTTGCCAGACGATCTTCCAGCCTTTCGTACCCCCTGTCAATATGATATAGTCGCCTGATCTCTGTAACACCCTTAGCAGCTAACCCTGCAACTATTAAAGACGCACTTGCTCTTAAATCAGATGCCATCACTGTTGTCCCTGAAAGCGATGATACGCCTTTAATAATAGCAATAGCATCTTCATTCATGATATTCGCGCCCATCCTGTTAAGTTCCGCAATATGCATAAATCTGTGCGGGAATACCCTCTCTGTTATAACACTTGTCCCATTTGCTATGCTCAGCAATGTGGTAAATTGTGCTTGCATATCGGTAGGCATACCAGGATACGGTAATGTGGTAAGATTTATCGGTTTAATGTTTCCATCGCTTTTAACTATACATTCACCTTTATTTTCATAGCCAGAACTGTTATTAACGGCATCACGGAGATCAATATAAACACCAGCCTCTCGTAATTTGTCGATAACCGAAGCCAGATAGCATGAAGCATCATTTTCTAAAACTATATTTCCTCCCGTAATTGCACCCGCGATCATAATAGTCCCGGCTTCAATTCTGTCGGGTATTATCTCGTAGTCAACTCCGTTCAGCTCATCAACACCATCTATAATCAGGTTGTTCTCACCTATTGCACTTATATTAGCCCCTGCTTTATTAAGAAAGTTAGCAAGGTCCTGCACTTCAGGTTCACAGGCCGCATTTTCTATTATAGTTCTTCCCTCCGCAAGTACAGCAGCCATCATTATGTTACATGTGCCAAGTACTGTTGAGCCGTAGGGACCTCCAAGATAAACCCTGCTGCCTTTCAGCTTTTCACCGGTAGCAATTACATAGCCATCCTTCACTTCAACCTCAGCGCCCAGCGCTTCAATTCCTTTAAGATGAATGTCTATAGGTCTGGAGCCAATTGAGCACCCGCCGGGAATTGACACTTTTGCCATACCTCTTTTTCCAAGCAATGGCCCCAGAACGCAGATTGACGCCCTCATTCTCCTCACAAGATCGTACGGGGCCGTTATATTACTCTCATCTTTTACAGTAATATCCAGTGAACCATCCTGGCATTTTTTCGTTTCTACACCAAGCTCGTTAAGGATATCGCAAAGAGTTTTGACATCTGTAAGTTCAGGAATGCCCCGTAATTTTGAGGTACCATGTATCAATAGACATGCGGCCATAATAGGCAGCGCAGCATTTTTGGCGCCATTTACCCTGACCCTTCCGTTTAAGGGGTATCCACCCTCAATTACCATTTTTTCCATTTTTTATTAATCAGGTTGTTATCGCACGAAACAGTCATTCGAATTCGCTCAGTGTGACATCATTTTGAGTGCCTGTCAGATGTTATCCTGAGCGAATTCGAAGTATTATTACATATTATGATTCATCATATAAATTAAATTAATAGCTGGAGGAGTGCCTTCAATCAGGCTCAAACTCCTTTTGCCAATCAATATCATCCTCTAACGGTTTCTGTCTCTTTTTGTCCAGAAGATAGCTTCCCATAATGAGATAATCCATTCCTGTTCTCATAAAGCATTTATAAGCCTCTTCAGGCCGACACACTATTGGTTCACCTCTAACATTAAAGGAGGTATTAACAACCATGGGGCAACCGGTTTTTTTGTAAAACTCTTCTATGACACTATAAAACAGAGGATTATCTTCCCTGGATACAGTCTGTATCCTTGCGGAGTAATCTACATGTGTAATTGCCGGCACATCAGAGCGTGCCACTTTTAACTTTTCCAGACCAAATAACCTCTCTTCATCACCTGACATTTTGATCTTTTTCTCATCTTTTATATTTGCCACTAATAGCATATACGGACTTTCGCAATCCATATCAAAATAATCTGACACATGTTCCTTCAATACCGACGGAGCAAACGGCCTGAATGACTCTCTGTATTTAATCTTTACATTCATTACCGACTGCATTTCTTTTGAACGCGGGTCCCCAATAATACTTCTCGAACCAAGTGAACGCGGACCAAATTCCATCCTTCCCTCAAACCACCCTATCACATTCTCACCCGCAATCAATTCCGCAACTATTGACGGTATTTCGTCTGTTTTAAGTTTCTCAAAATGAGAACCCTCTTTCGTTAGAAAATCCTCTATCTCTTTATCCTCATAGTGATTTCCTATGTAAGATGCCTTCTGCATCGACTTTGCTTCTTTTACTTCCCGATCATTACTCAAATACTCGTACCAGATCAGTAACGCCACACCCAGGGCACCGCCCGCATCACCCGCCGCGGGTTGAATCCACAGATTTTCAAAAGGCCCTTCTCTTAACAGCTTACCATTTGATACACAATTCAGTGCGACACCTCCCGCAAGACACAGGTTCTTCTTCCCGGTCTCTTTATAAACATGGTTTGCCATACGTTGTACCACCTCTTCGGTAACAATCTGTATTGATCTTGCCAGGTCCATCTCTCTTTGAGTAATTCCTGACTCCGGTTTGGAAGGAGGACCGTCAAACAATTTGCTGAATCGGCTGTTTGTCATTGTGAGCCCTGTACAATAATTGAAATATTTCATGTTCAACTTGAAAGAGCCATCTTCTTTCAAGTCAATCAACTCATTTAAGATAGTATCAACATATCTGGGCTCTCCATAAGGTGCCAACCCCATAACTTTATACTCAGCAGAATTAACTTTAAATCCGGTGTAATAGGTAAAAGCAGAATATAAAAGTCCTAATGAATGTGGAAACTTTAACTCGGACAGGATTTGAATCTGATTCTCTTCTCCAATACCATAGCTTGTTGTCGTCCACTCTCCCACTGCATCAATTGTCAATATTGCCGCATCTGAGAATGGAGATGGATAGAATGCGGAAGCTGCATGAGACTCATGATGTTCAGGGAATAATACATCCCCTTTGAATCCAATCTTCTTCTTAACAATATCCCTTATAAAAAGTTTTTGTTTAATCCACAACGGAATTGATTTAAAAAATGATCTTATCCCAAACGGCGCATATGCAAGATAGCTATATAAGATTCTCTCAAATTTAATAAACGGCTTATCATAAAACCCGACATAGTCAATACCTTCCGCATTGACACCCGCTTCCTTTAAACAATACTCCACCGCATTAGTAGGAAAATGAAAATCGTGCTTTTTCCTCGTAAACCTCTCTTCTTGCGCAGCGGCTACTATCTCACCATCCCTTACAAGACATGCAGCGCTATCATGATAAAAAGCTGAAATACCAATGATATTCATTTTACTTGTTCTCAAATGTAAAAAAATGACCAGAGTTGCCCAGTAAGTTTTTTAGCGTTTACTATTTATTGTGCCAAAACTGTCATTCCAGCAATCAGTTGAACGGGAATGTAAAATTATCACTACAATGGCAGCGAGATTCCCATTTTCCCGTCCAAACGGATTCATCCGGACGTACACGGGAATGACATATGGCAACTTTGAAGCCAATGCATACATTTTAGTACCACCTTGAATTTGAATAGATTAGACAACTACAATTGAGAAATTATACTCATAAATCAGATTCAAACAACCTTAAATAGCCACATAGTAAACAAAACCAATAAAAAAAAGGCCTACCCTTTCTTAAAATAAAAGGACAGGCCCTCTCTAAAACATTCCTGAAAAAAAAGAATAATTATCGATATATCATCAAAACAGAGCGTAAATAAATGGCGCAACGGCAGAACTTTCTGTAAATATTATCAAGAACCCAAGTAACAATAAAAGGACAATAATAGGTGCAAGCCAGAATTTCTTACGTACCTTCATAAATGCCCACAATTCACCAACTATTGAAATCTTGCTCACTTACTTACCTCCAACTAATATTTAAATAAGAGCTTACGTCAATTTTATACAGCCGCAACAAACCAGTCTGCCAGAAAATTTGTATTTTTTTATTCTGTAAGTCAGCAAAAACCGATCCGATTATCATAATATTTTGTTTTATGTCTCTAAAACTGCCGCTCAAATTGCTTCTTAGAAAACAAACCGGAATCTTTCTTAACCCAATATGACTTTGCATTCCTTTCAATACGTTCGTCTAGAAAATCCTTTCCTATTAACTTTGCGAACAGACCAATTGGTGTAAAAATCAGGTAATAAATTATACCCAGAATAATCCTGGTATTTACCCACCCTATCGCATTACCCACAGTTGTTATTACTTTAAATACCGGCTTTAAAATAATCGGTGTAAAAAATGCCAATGTTATGACAAGGCCGGCAAATCCGAAAAACCATACACAAACATCAACATGCCCTTTATAATATTGCAATCCACCAACGAGACATAACAAAGCAGTCAGACCAAATCCAAATTTCTTTATCTCTTTTATTTCATCTTTTGGTTTACGCACACCTCTACCTCACAACATTGAACGGAAAACTATCACAGCAAATTAGCAATAAGCACCCTCAAATTAATAACCTATACTGATATTGTCAACAAAAAACACCAAACAAACCCTTTGGTTTTTATACTCTTCCTGTAATTCCAGCTTTCCTGAGATATATTGTTTCTTTGTCATCAAATAATGTAACTTTTCTGTTAAAGTACATTTAAAGAGACTGCTATCGGACATTATGATATTTGTCCTATTAATTTGGTTAATACTTTACCCGGGCCAATCTCCTCAAATTCCGTATCAGGCTGCATCTTAAGATATTGAATAGTTTCTATCCAACGTACCGGATTGCTGATCTGCTGGGTCATGTTATCGACAATTTCACTGTTTTGATAAGGCGCTGCGGTATAGTTGGCAATTACCGGGATTTCAACTGGTTGAAATGCAAAATTCTTTAAAAAGTCAGCAAACTCATCCTGTGCATCCAGCATATAGCGCGAATGGAACGCACCACTTACCTTTAATGGAATAAACAATTTAACTCCTGCTTCTTCAAAAACGGCCTTAACGGCATCAATGTCCTCTTTACGGCCTGAAATTACCGTCTGTTTCGGAGAATTAAGATTCGCAATATCTATTGTCTCAAAAGAGGCATCTTTTAAGACCTGTTTGATTTTTTCAGGTTGCATTCCAATAACAGCCGCCATACCGCCCCCGGTCGCCTTGACCATAATTTCTCCTCTTTTTTTTACCAGCTTTAAACCTGTGATAAAGTCGAACACGCCGGCAGCGAAAAGAGCATTATATTCACCGAGACTATGCCCTGCGACAAAATCAGGACGAAGATTTGCTTCTCCTGTTTTACTCAAATAGGTAAGTGCATTCACTATATACAACGCCGGCTGCGTATGATCCGTCTGTCCCAGTTTTTTATCAGTATCCTCCAGACAAAGATTTTTTATAGAATACCCCAATACCTCATCAGCCTGTTTCACTAATTCCGAAAATTGATCAAA includes:
- a CDS encoding site-specific integrase, with the protein product MKKTILINITKNGEQRTVPLNKNALSVLEKKFKVKSLKIDYVFLNRYGWKVNHNSLRNVFHKLIREAGIDNFRLHDLRHTFATRMAQKGIDIYKISKLLSHKDIKMTQRYAVIVLIA
- a CDS encoding YraN family protein, which produces MNNRLLGLGELCKKGEALAGKLLIKRGCKILKRNYVSRYGEIDIIAYDKGAISFVEVKTRRTENYGPPELAVTKEKRKRIIRTAQNYLVVNKIEDTDCRFDVVSVFFKENDNKPEIEFFKGAFTADEY
- the trmD gene encoding tRNA (guanosine(37)-N1)-methyltransferase TrmD — its product is MRIDILTLFPEMFQNVLGESILKIAREKELVSFHLHNIRDYSNDKHRCVDDKPYGGGAGMVMTPEPVFNAVEAVEILDDAAATKILLTPQGETFNQEIAGELSKKARLMIICGRYEGFDERIRSGIGAIEISIGDYVLTGGEIPAMVVIDSVTRLVPGVLGGDNSLQDESFVNKTLEYPQYTRPAEFRGMKVPEVLKSGHHSKIEEWKTENAILRTQERRPDLLKDKTK
- the rpsP gene encoding 30S ribosomal protein S16; the protein is MVKLRLKRMGRRNRAFFRLCAFDAREERDGRSIEQLGTYDPMEKDEDKKVVLKRERIEYWLSVGAQPTETVASILKKNKIGIKS
- the ffh gene encoding signal recognition particle protein; this encodes MFESITGNFETIFNKMRGRGRLSEQNIQDGLREVRVALLEADTNYKVVKDFIKKVTEKAVGEEVLKSVTPGQQIVKIVQTEMANLMGPGDSTIKYVDGDITVIMLAGLQGSGKTTTAGKLANMILSKGKSPLLVAADVQRPAAIEQLKVIGRQLNIPVYSEKGSNPLKICKWAMKRAFLDKHNVVILDTAGRLHVDEELMLELNQIKKQIKPTQIFFVCDSMTGQDAVNSAKEFHSQLNFDGVILTKLDGDTRGGAALSIKAVTGKPIKFVGLGEKLDKLEEFHPDRMASRILGMGDVVSLVEKAQLAIDEKEAEKLEKKIKDNTLTLDDFLNQLQQVRKMGPMKDILGMIPGMGKKMKGMDVDENQLKRVEAIIRSMTLEERMNPEKIEGSRRHRISRGSGTNSQDVSQLLKQFKQMKKMFRSLGDIDPKSFQGGEGLPTDAMRLPRKIRSKRKKVKRKKK
- the murA gene encoding UDP-N-acetylglucosamine 1-carboxyvinyltransferase is translated as MEKMVIEGGYPLNGRVRVNGAKNAALPIMAACLLIHGTSKLRGIPELTDVKTLCDILNELGVETKKCQDGSLDITVKDESNITAPYDLVRRMRASICVLGPLLGKRGMAKVSIPGGCSIGSRPIDIHLKGIEALGAEVEVKDGYVIATGEKLKGSRVYLGGPYGSTVLGTCNIMMAAVLAEGRTIIENAACEPEVQDLANFLNKAGANISAIGENNLIIDGVDELNGVDYEIIPDRIEAGTIMIAGAITGGNIVLENDASCYLASVIDKLREAGVYIDLRDAVNNSSGYENKGECIVKSDGNIKPINLTTLPYPGMPTDMQAQFTTLLSIANGTSVITERVFPHRFMHIAELNRMGANIMNEDAIAIIKGVSSLSGTTVMASDLRASASLIVAGLAAKGVTEIRRLYHIDRGYERLEDRLANLGAKIWREKE
- a CDS encoding carbamoyltransferase, which produces MNIIGISAFYHDSAACLVRDGEIVAAAQEERFTRKKHDFHFPTNAVEYCLKEAGVNAEGIDYVGFYDKPFIKFERILYSYLAYAPFGIRSFFKSIPLWIKQKLFIRDIVKKKIGFKGDVLFPEHHESHAASAFYPSPFSDAAILTIDAVGEWTTTSYGIGEENQIQILSELKFPHSLGLLYSAFTYYTGFKVNSAEYKVMGLAPYGEPRYVDTILNELIDLKEDGSFKLNMKYFNYCTGLTMTNSRFSKLFDGPPSKPESGITQREMDLARSIQIVTEEVVQRMANHVYKETGKKNLCLAGGVALNCVSNGKLLREGPFENLWIQPAAGDAGGALGVALLIWYEYLSNDREVKEAKSMQKASYIGNHYEDKEIEDFLTKEGSHFEKLKTDEIPSIVAELIAGENVIGWFEGRMEFGPRSLGSRSIIGDPRSKEMQSVMNVKIKYRESFRPFAPSVLKEHVSDYFDMDCESPYMLLVANIKDEKKIKMSGDEERLFGLEKLKVARSDVPAITHVDYSARIQTVSREDNPLFYSVIEEFYKKTGCPMVVNTSFNVRGEPIVCRPEEAYKCFMRTGMDYLIMGSYLLDKKRQKPLEDDIDWQKEFEPD
- a CDS encoding DUF5989 family protein, translated to MSIVGELWAFMKVRKKFWLAPIIVLLLLLGFLIIFTESSAVAPFIYALF
- a CDS encoding SxtJ family membrane protein encodes the protein MRKPKDEIKEIKKFGFGLTALLCLVGGLQYYKGHVDVCVWFFGFAGLVITLAFFTPIILKPVFKVITTVGNAIGWVNTRIILGIIYYLIFTPIGLFAKLIGKDFLDERIERNAKSYWVKKDSGLFSKKQFERQF
- the fabD gene encoding ACP S-malonyltransferase, encoding MTKIYVFPGQGSQAVGMGGELFDQFSELVKQADEVLGYSIKNLCLEDTDKKLGQTDHTQPALYIVNALTYLSKTGEANLRPDFVAGHSLGEYNALFAAGVFDFITGLKLVKKRGEIMVKATGGGMAAVIGMQPEKIKQVLKDASFETIDIANLNSPKQTVISGRKEDIDAVKAVFEEAGVKLFIPLKVSGAFHSRYMLDAQDEFADFLKNFAFQPVEIPVIANYTAAPYQNSEIVDNMTQQISNPVRWIETIQYLKMQPDTEFEEIGPGKVLTKLIGQIS